The region GTGGGCGGATAGTCCGCGCCGATGTAGTCAATTAAGTGAAGCGCCTGTGAGGCACCTTCCGGGGAGTTGGCAGATACAGCAAGGCTGCATAAGGCGAGTACGGGCAACATCAGCCATGCCAAAAAACGCGAGCGGGCGGTCATCGATACATCCGGATGGAAATGAGAAGTAACACATTGTTCACTTCCCATCTCTTTCACTCAAGATTTTTAAGTGGTAGTCCGATGCAATGTCGCCAGAAATCCCGCAGCCCCGACAAATAACCCTGCAAATGTGCGGTTCATTCGCCGTTGCTGTCTAGGCGTGCGCAGCAGACGCAGGACTTTGGAGGCAAGCCCGGTGTAACCGGCCATGACAATCAAGTCCACGCTGATCATGGTCGCTCCCAGAATCAGGTATTGCGCAACCAGCGGTGCGTGCGGATCAACAAACTGCGGCAATACCGCCAGCATAAAGACCAGCGCCTTGGGGTTGCTCACATTGACCAGGAAGCCGCGGAACACCAGCGCCATCGGCTTGCCAATGGGACGCACGGCGGCGTCATCGCTAAGATCGGCCGGCAGGGCACGCCATTGTTTGACGGCCAGGTAAATGAGGTAGGCCACACCAAACCATTTGATCGCATAGAAGGCGGTGGATGATGCCGCGAGAATTGCGCCCACGCCCGCGGCGACGATCGCGATTTGCAGCGCCAGTCCCAACTGCAGCCCCAACGCGTTCCAATAGCCACGCAAGAAACCGTATTGCAGGCCGCACGACATTGAGGCAATTGCGCCGGCGCCTGGAGACAGGCTGATCACCCAGGAAGCCGCAAAAAAGGCCAACCACGTTTCCAACGACATCGCTCACCCCGGACAAAAGCTGTAACAAGTCCAATAAGCTAATGCGCTGGCTAAAAATTGACCACTACTTTTTGTAGCCGCTACCGCAGGCTGCGAAAGAAATGAGGCGTTAAAAGTCGCCTTCGCGCCAACGGCGAACCGAGCGCTGGAAGAACAAACTGTTGGGCACCTGAACCATGCTGCTGCCCGATCCCGCTTCGGCGGCTTCGATCAAGGTGGTGTACAGCAGGTTAATGGCCACGACCCGGCCTTTCATGCCCGGCTTGTCGAGGGTATCGACCAACTCCACCACATCACCGATGCGAAACGGCCCCACGGTGAAGATCAACACCGCGCACAACAGATTGGAAAGCACGCTCCACATGGCGAAGAAGGCAATCGCTGCGACTGCGACAAAGCCCGACAGTGCCGTCCACAACACAGTGGCAGAGACACCCAGGCGCTCGAGCACGAAAATCACCGCGCTGCCCATGATGAACCAGCGCAGACCACCGCGCAGCGGCATCAGCAACTGCGGCGGGAACGGATAACGCTCACTCAGGCGTGTCAGGAAGCGAGCCACTAAGCGTTGCGAGAAATAGCCCGCCAACAGAATCAGCAAGATCTGGATGCCAATCCATAGCGGCGCGACCAACTCGGCAGGAACTGGCAGGTTGAGGGCCTCCATCAGGAAAGCGCCTCAAGCTCTGCCTGCAGGCTCTCCAATAGCTCCAGAGCCTCCATCCATCGTTCTTCGAGCTCGCCTTCCAGCACCTTCAGCCGGGCCTGTTCGGCCAACAGTTCTCGCAACTTGTCTTTGTTGGCCGCTTCATACACGGCGCTGTCCCCAAGACTGGTTTCGATCTGAGCCAGCTTCTCGTTGACTTTGCCCAACTCGCTTTCGAGCTTGTCGGCTTCACGCTTGTGCGGCGCCAATTGTTGGCGCAAGGCCGCTGCGGCCTGGCGCTGAGCCTTCTTATCGGTTTTGTCCGGGTTGACCGGAGTGTTGCTGACCGGCGCATTGCGCAAACGGTAATCCGCCAGCCAGCGCGCGTAGTCTTCAAGGTCGCCGTCAAACTCCTGCACCTTGCCATCGGCTACCAGCAAAAACTCATCGGTGGTGCTTTTGAGCAAATGCCGATCGTGAGACACCACGAGTACCGCGCCACTGAACTCTTGCAAGGCCATGGTCAACGCCAGGCGCATTTCGAGATCAAGGTGGTTGGTCGGTTCGTCGAGCAACAGCAGATTCGGCCGGCCCCATGCAATCAAAGCCAGCGCCAGGCGGGCTTTTTCGCCACCCGAGAAGTTCAATACCGGCTCGTCGATGCGTGCGCCACGGAAGTCGAAGCCACCGAGGAAGTCGCGCAGGGTTTGCTCACGCTCGGTCGGCGCCAGACGCTGCATGTGCAACAGCGGGCTGGCCTTGGAGTCCAGCGAGTCGAGCTGATGCTGGGCAAAGTAACCCACCACCAGGTTTTCGCCACGGGCCAGACGGCCCGAGATCGGCTCCAGCTCGCCCGCGAGGTTTTTGATCAGGGTCGACTTGCCCGCGCCATTCGGCCCGAGCAAACCAATACGCGCGCCCGGAACCAGCTGCAGCTTGACCTTCTCCAGGATGGTCTTGTCGCCATAGCCCAAACGCGCATCGGACAAATCAAGCAGTGGGCTGGAAAGCTTGACCGCCTCACGGAATACGAAATCGAACGGCGAGTCGACGTGGGCCGCGCTCAGTTCTTCCATGCGCTCAAGGGCTTTGATCCGGCTTTGCGCCTGGCGCGCCTTGGTAGCTTGAGCCTTGAAGCGGGCAATGTAGCTTTCCATGTGCGCACGTTGCGCCTGCTGCTTCTCGTAGGCCTGTTGCTGCTGGGCCAGACGTTCGGCACGGGCACGCTCAAAGGCGCTGTAGCCACCGCGATAGAGCGTGATTTTGCGCTGATCGACGTGGGCGATATTGTCGACCACGGCATCCAGGAAATCCCGGTCGTGGGAGATCAGCAGCAAGGTGCCTGGATAGTTTTTCAGGAAGTCTTCCAGCCACAGGATGGCATCGAGGTCCAAGTGGTTGGTCGGCTCATCGAGCAGCAACAGATCCGACGGGCACATCAAGGCTTGCGCCAGGTTCAGGCGCATCCGCCAGCCGCCGGAAAAGTCGGCAACCGGGCGGTCCATTTGCTCGTTGGTGAACCCCAGGCCGGCAAGCATTTTGCGTGCGCGGGCATCTGCCGTGTAGCCATCGGCACTGTCCAGCTCGGAGTGCAGGCGGGCCTGGGCGGCGCCATCTTCGTCGGCTTCGGCCTTGGCCAGATCGGCCTGCACCTGGCGCAAGCGCTGGTCGCCATCGAGCACGTAGTCGATCGCGATGCGGTCGAGCGTGTCGATTTCTTGCCGCATGTGGGCAATCCGCCAGTCGGCCGGCAGCAGACAATCCCCGGAATCAGGCGTCAACTCACCCAGCAACAAGGCGAACAAAGTGGATTTACCGGCGCCATTGGCGCCGACCAGACCGGCTTTGTGGCCGGCGTGCAGGGTCAGCTCGGCGTCTTCTAGCAGACGTTGCGGGCCACGCTGTAAAGTCAGGTTCTGAAGTCGGATCATAATGGCCGCGGAGTCTACCAGCTTCCCTCTTAACTGGCGCGAATTGCACTATGCAGATTGACCTGTGGAACTACTGTTTAAACCTCTACGCCCGACCTGGGGTGGAACAGGCGTGTTTGAGCCTCCAGGCCCAGGGGCTGGACGTGTGCCTGTTGCTGAGTGCCGCCTGGCTGGAATACCGGTGTGTGCCCTGTGACGAGGCCCGTCTGGCGCAATTGAAAGCGTGTGCTGAACCCTGGCAACGCGAGGTGGTGCAGCCGCTACGGCAGTTGCGCACGCAATGGCGCGAAGCTGCCCTGCACGATGAGGTGCTGGCCATGCTAAGGACGCAGATCAAGGCTTTGGAGTTAGATGCGGAACGTGAAGTGCTGCGACGCCTTGAGTCAGTGACACACGGCTGGCCATCCGCCCATTCCGATACGGATTGCGACTGGCTGCAAAGAATGGCAAGCGTTGTTGCCCTGCCTGATCGCGACGCGCTGCAGAAGCTGCGCGCCGCAATCAACCCAGCTTAAGAAGCGCTGGGCGGGAGGGTGGCCTGGGTCGTAGCCGGCACTGGCGTTGCCGTCGACGCAGAGGTCGCAGCCGGTGTTGCAGCGACCGGCGTTGCAGCTGACTTGGCAGGTGTCGCAGCAGCAGGCTTGGCAGCTACAGGCTTTTTAGCGGCTGGCTTTGCAGCAGGCTTGGTGGGGGCTTTAACGGCAGGTTTAGCAACCGGTTTGATCGCTGGCTTTGTCGCTGTGGCTGGTTTGGCGGCTACCGTTTTGGCAGCAGGCTTGGCAGCTACTTTAGCCGGCGCTTTCACAGGTGCTTTCACAGGTGCTTTCACCGGTGCTTTTGCAGCAACCGGTTTGGCAGCTGCTGCTTTGGCAGCGGGCTTGGTGGCTGCAGTTTTAGTAGCTACAGGCTTGGCAGCCGGTTTAGCCGTGCGGGCTGCCGGCTTTTGGGCTGGCGCCTTGGCCGCAGGCTTGGTTGCTACTTTTACGGGCGGTTTGGCAGCGGCTTTTACAGGAGCCTTGACCGCAGCTTTAACGCTCGCTTTGACAGCGGGCTTCTTGGTGCCTGCTGCAGGCTTGGCATTGCGGACCGTCAACGCTTTGCCCACGGCCTCTTTAACTCGACCAATACCCTGGGCAAGCTTCAGGCTCTCTTGCGCATCGCGCTTGAGTTGCAGAATGTAATCGCGGGTTTCGGTTTGACGCTCTTTGAGTGCATCAAGCAGTTGCTCAAGCTCTTTGACTGCAGCCTTGGCTTTTGACTGCGCCTTGGACTTGCCGGCATTCGCCGCATCCTGCAACTTGGCACGCGCCTTATGCAGTTTTTCCTGAGCTTTACCGCGCTGCTTTTCAAGCTTGGCGAGCAGTTTCTCAGCATCAGCCAACGCTTGGGAGCAAGCGTTTTCCAAATGCTCAAGCAAGCTGCCTGAGAGCTGTTGGAGCAAGTGCAACGGCGTATTTACGGGCTTCTTATTGGCCGACATGGTTTACCTCCTGGCTGAAGTGAGTGCGGCTCATACTAGACCTCTGCAACTACCGCCGCTAGAGCATGTTGACACTAACGACCGTCATGGGTTGCATGTCGTTAAAAAACTTGTTCCGGATCAACCTTTAAGCTGCGATCCGACTAATTCCTGCAAATGGTTCAACGTTTATTGGCCGCCAAATAAACCACGGAAATCCGCGCCTGCACTGGCATAATCGCCTGCATTTCAGGCTGGAGAATGCCCATGCCGCGCTACCTCTTATTGACGTTATTGTGCCTGGTACCTCTCCTCCCTAAAGCCTGGGCAACCGACACCGATAATGCCCACGATCTCGCTTACAGCCTCGGGGTCAGCCTGGGTGAGCGCTTGCGTGAAGAAGTCCCCGGACTGCAGATTCAAGCCTTGATCGAGGGGCTGCGGGCAGCCTATCAAGATAAACCGTTAGCACTCAGCAATGAGCGTATCGAACAGATTTTGCTTCAACACCAGGCCCAATCTGATGCGACTCAACCCTTACCGTCGAGTGAGCGGGCACTCGCTGCCGAACGCGACTTCCTGCTCAAGGAAAAGCAACAGCCTCGGGCACGCGAGTTGGCTGACGGCATCATCCTGACCGAGTTCAGGCCTGGCCACGGCGCAAAGCCTGGCCTCCATGATTCGGTCTATGTGAATTATGCAGGACGCTTGCCCGACGGCACTCCATTCGATCAAAGCGTTGAGCCTCAATGGTTTCGCCTGGACAGCGTTATCGCAGGCTGGCGCACTGCGTTGGTACAGATGCCGATCGGGGCTAAATGGCGTTTGGTGATACCTTCCGGGCAGGCCTACGGTGCAGACGGTGCAGGACGTTTGATTGCACCCCACACACCCCTGGTGTTTGACATCGAGTTGCTCGACATCAAAAAGTGAACTGTCACCTACAAAAACGGTGCGCCATGCGCACCGTTAATGATCGATCCAGGACTCAGGTCAGGCTTGGACGACTTGCGCTTCTTTCTGCTGGTGCGCGTTGTGCAGCACTTCAATCAGGCAGTCTTCCAGCTCGAAGCGTTCATGAAGCAAGGCACCCAGTGCCTGAAATTTCGCCGCGAGCTTTTCACAGTCAGGCCGATGATCCTTGCCATCGCACTGATCGTTGAAGGCCAGGGCGGCTTCGGTGATGGCATCAATTCGGGGGTAGATAGTGTTGGCCAGCTCCAGACCTCGATCATCCTCGAACGCTTTGGCTTCGTCGTTAAGTTGTTCGTAGATTTCGAAGTGCCCCGCAGAGACGTAGTCCACCAGAATCTGGCAAAACTCCCGCTGTGTCTTGCGCTTGGGATTTGAGGTCTTCTGCTCGACCTTCACCGCCTCATAGGCTTTCACAAGTTCGCCGCGATCATGCAGCCAGTTATCAATCAGCTTGTGGACGCCATTGAAACGTTCCTGGGCATTACTGCAACTCTCGAGCATGATGATCTCTCTTCCCTTGTGGGCCCATGCCACCCAGCGTCAGCCGGGCCTGTCTGAACCCAAATGTGCGCAAGCGCACCAACAATGGGCGGCATATTTCCAATAATGCGTGCGGGCCAGATTATGCTCGCACGACAACACCTTCAAGGTACGCACGAGAGAAAGTTCATACAAGCGTTTAATGCTGACTGCTACCTCGCGTCGCAGGAACCGGGTAATTATCGGTAAAAAATCGCACGAAGTATCTGACAACTGCTCAGCACAAACAGCCCCACAAAGGCCAGCAGACTCAACTCGGCAATACTCAGATCAAACAGGGTCCAGCGAATACGTGCACACGCTTCACTGCCGCGATAGATCACCGAGAACATGTCGCCCGGCGACAGGATCCGCCACATGCAGGCAAGGTCAGGCTGGCAGAACATCAGACGCTCAGGTGGCGCGCTCTGTATGACAACCTGTCGCAAGGCGCTCGCGGTGCCTCCCAGTGCCAGCAATGTCGACACCACGGAATACATCAAAACCCCCGTACGGCCAGGCTTGTGAACATACCCCATCAAGTTGACGACACCGAACACCAGCAAGAAACCGCGCTGCACAAAACATAACCAGCACGGTTCCAGTCCGACACCAAACTCCAGGTACAACGAAGCCCCCATCACGAGGGCGGCGACAAAAAAAGCCAAGAAAAAAATGAAACGTGAGTAGGCCAAAAACATGGCTTTTCCGTAACAAAAGAGACAGTTGGTTACGGTAGATGAAAGCCATTGGCGCTTTCAAGGTGGTCCCCAGCGGATCCTTCCTGAAGGATGTAGGGAATTACCAACAACATTTGAAAGCCAAGCGAGCAAATCGTGTAAGACTTACTCGCTTACGTGCCATGTCGCCAACTTACCCTGAAGCGTCCGGTGCGCGCTGACACCTACCGGACGCCCTTCTTAAAGGCTCGTACCCGTTGCAGGCAAAGGCAAGGCCAGCAATCGCTCATCCAGCAAGTTCAAGCCTTCCTGGAACAACTGATTGCTGCGCGCCGTGTCCCCCAACTGAGCCAGCAATCGCGCCAGCTCTGCACAGGTTTCAGGGTTGCGCTCAACCTTCAGGCTGCTTTCAAAATAGTCCCGGGCCTTGCCCCACAAGCTGTTTTGCAGGCACAAGCGTCCAAGGGTCAAAAGCAAACTGGCGTCACCTGGATGGGCCTTGAGCCATCCTTCAGCGGTCTGCAGCTGCTTGACCGGATCACTGCCGCGCAGTAACCCATAAAGCCGCACAAGATGGCTGTCGTATTGACGCTTGAGGGCGCCACGCAAGACTTCCTCAGCCTCAGCTTGCGCTCCCAGTTGGCGTAGCTGTTCGGCATAAGCCAGGACCAGTGTCGGCTCCTGACGCTGCGCCGAACTCAATTGCTGCCAGGCACGCGTGAGCGATTGCAGGCCCACGTCCCCTCCGGCCTCACGCTGGGCCGCCAGATTGAGGTTTTGGCCCCAGGCCCGGCGCTCAAGCTCCGCCAGTTCATTGGCAGGCAGCACTTTGTCTTTACGCAGCTCCGGCAGCAAGCGGATCAAGGCTGCCCAGTCCCCTCGCTGTTGGTGCAGGCGTTGCAGCTGACGCAACACTTGAACGTTGTGTGGATGACGCTCGTGCATGGCTTGCAGCGTGCTCAGCGCGCCTTCTGTATCAGCCCGGTCCACCTGCAGTTGCGCATGGCTGAGGGCAATGGCCAGCTCGGCCTGTGGCTGACGCTCCAGAGCGCGTTCAAGCAAGTTGTCACTTTCGTCATAACGTCCTTGCTCGTTGGCGGCACGGGCAGCCCCGAGATAGAAGAGCAAGGGTTGGCGTTCGGCTTCTGCGGCACGCGCCAGATGCTTTTGCGCACTGGCCCAGCGCCCCTCGGCGAGGTCCATCTGGCCTTGCTCGATGGCAATCTGCACCCGACGACTACGATTGCGCCGCGACCATGGGTTGACCAATCCAGTAGAGGCCGTGACCAGCTCCACCAGCAACTTTATGCCCCACAGCAGCAACCCCAGGATGACCATCAGGGCAAGGGTGGCCCACAGGCTGGATTCGTAGCGGAAATTTTTGTAGGCGATCAGCACATAGCCTGCGTCTTCGGCGATTGCCAGGCCGACGCAAGCCGCGGCTGCAATCAACAAAAACACAATCACATAGAAACGCTTCATGGGCTGGTCTCCTGCGCAGGATTGGCCACCGCCCCCTGTTCATCGGCACTGACATGCCGACGCTCAAGATATGCCTGCACCGCGCTCAATGTCGCGGCAAGGTCTGGGGTTTTCACCGTAACCGGCTGCTTGCTGAGCTCAACCACTTGCTCCAGGATTTTTTTACTTTGCGGGTTGTCCTGGTTGAAGTTGCCTTTGAGCACGTCCTGAGCTTGCGCCAAGGCCTGGGTGTATACCGACTCCTGACCGTTGAGGGCGGCCCATTGGGCCTGTTCAAGGGCCAGGCTCAACGCCAGACGCACTTGAGTCAGGCTCTGACCGGCCAACAACGGCCGTACGTTCTTGTCGGCATTGAAGTCGATACGAATGTAGTGCGAGATATCGTCCCACCACTGTTCCCATCGGCTGGCCCCATCGCCATCAGCCGTCAGCCCCAGCAAAGAATCACCCTTATCCTGATAGACAGGTGCGAGGGCATTGAGCTGCGCGACCTGGTCGCGTAAGGCTGCCAATTGCAGAAACAGCCCGGTGCGGTCCGGCTGCTCAACACTGCGCAGGGCTGTCAGGCTCTTGGCCAACTGTTCACGTGCAGCAAAAGCACCCGGATCGTTCTGTTCGCGCAAGATCGTATCGGCGCCCTGCATCAATGCTTGCGCGCTGCTGATGTCTTGCAGCGCTGACAAGCGCAAGCTGGCCAGCCGCAACAAATGCTCGGCCTCAGCCAGGCGCCAGTCCTTGCGACTTGCGCCGAGCACTGTTTCAAGGCGCTGGTTCAGTCGCTGCTGATCACCTTGCAACTGCACAATCAACTGGCGCTGATCATCCAGTGCAGCAGCAGAAGGCAGTTGGTTAAGACGTGCCAGCAGTTTTTGTTCACCCTGCTTGATGGACAGTGTCTGCGTGCCCAAGGTCTGCACTTCGGTCAGCTGTTGCTCGGTGCTGGCCTGCAGGTGCCGTACCTGCCACAGGCTCCAGCCGCCAACGGCGACTCCGGCGGCGCCCAGTAGCAAGGCCACCGCGGCCAGACCAGTGCCCCGGCGCTCCCGCACGGCGACTGGCTTTTCAACCGGCGCTTCTGGCGCGGGCTGCACGTGTTCTTTTGGCAAGTCTGTTTCGCTCACGTATCCATCCTTTGCATTAGAAAGCAGGTACGGGACGCTCCCGTAGCGCCGCCAGCAAAGCCGTGGCACTCGCACCACGGCAATCCACAACATGTTTGGCCCCGGCGTGGCGGGCCATCTCCGCCACCCGGGGGCTTGGAACAAACAACGATAAGCATGCCAGTTGCGGCCAGTCATGACCGGCCAACTGGTGTAAATGTTCAAAACCCTGCCCACTGCTGACCACCAGACCGTTCAGGTGTTCCTCTTTCACACGCTGAATCAGGGTCTGCGACGGGTAGGACGGCAACTCGCGACGATACAGTTCAAGGTAGTCGACCTTGGCCCCAAGACCACGCAAGCGTTCAGCCAGCATCTCCCTTCCCCCTTCGCCGCGAAGGATCAGTGCCCGCGGATGATCGCCCCCTACTGCCTGGTGGAATTCCGGCATTGCCAAGAGCGCTTCACTGTCATCACCGGATTGAGGGTAGCTAACATCAAGGCCGTAGTCGGTGAGAATCTGCGCCGTGGCGGCCCCCACGCTGAACCACTTCTGAGCCGGCGCTTGCGGCCAGTACTGGCTGACCAGCTCAAGGCCCAGGCGTGCCGCGGGTTTGCTGACCACAATCACCGCGCAATAACGATCAAGATGAGCGATCAGCGCTCGCTGCTCGACAGCCAGCGCCAACGGGCGGATCGCCAAAAGCGGTAAGCTGCAGCTGAAAATCCCGGCGGCTTCCAGCTCACTCTCGAGCGCAGCTGACTCTTCGACGGGCCGGGTCAGCAACAAGCGCCAGCCGGTCACTCGTGACCTGCCTCACCATAAACGGCTTTCAGAATATCGCCGGCACCCTGGGCCAACAGGTCTTCAGCAACCCGCACCCCCAGCTCAGTGGCCTGGCTCTGAGGTGCGCGTGCATCAGCACTCAACAGCAACCCCCCGCTCGGCTCACCGACCAGGCCGCGAAGCCATATGTGTTCGCCTTCCAGCACCGCATAACAGGCAATCGGCACCTGGCAACCGCCATTCAAGTGCTTGTTCAGCGCCCGCTCTGCGGTCACACGCACGGCTGTTTCCGCATGATGCAAAGGGGCCAGCAACGCGTGAATTTCGTGGTCGGCGCTACGGCATTCAATACCCACGGCACCCTGGCCGCCCGCTGGCAGGCTGTCTTCGATGCTGATCGCCGAGGTAATGCGGTCTTCGAAACCGAGGCGAATCAAACCGGCCGCGGCAAGAATGATCGCGTCGTACTCACCTGCGTCGAGCTTGGCCAGACGAGTGTTGACGTTACCGCGCAGAAAACGGATTTGCAGATCAGGACGACGGGTCAATAACTGGGCCTGGCGGCGCAGGCTGGAGGTGCCGACCAC is a window of Pseudomonas taetrolens DNA encoding:
- a CDS encoding LysE family transporter, translating into MSLETWLAFFAASWVISLSPGAGAIASMSCGLQYGFLRGYWNALGLQLGLALQIAIVAAGVGAILAASSTAFYAIKWFGVAYLIYLAVKQWRALPADLSDDAAVRPIGKPMALVFRGFLVNVSNPKALVFMLAVLPQFVDPHAPLVAQYLILGATMISVDLIVMAGYTGLASKVLRLLRTPRQQRRMNRTFAGLFVGAAGFLATLHRTTT
- a CDS encoding mechanosensitive ion channel family protein, which produces MEALNLPVPAELVAPLWIGIQILLILLAGYFSQRLVARFLTRLSERYPFPPQLLMPLRGGLRWFIMGSAVIFVLERLGVSATVLWTALSGFVAVAAIAFFAMWSVLSNLLCAVLIFTVGPFRIGDVVELVDTLDKPGMKGRVVAINLLYTTLIEAAEAGSGSSMVQVPNSLFFQRSVRRWREGDF
- a CDS encoding ATP-binding cassette domain-containing protein, producing MIRLQNLTLQRGPQRLLEDAELTLHAGHKAGLVGANGAGKSTLFALLLGELTPDSGDCLLPADWRIAHMRQEIDTLDRIAIDYVLDGDQRLRQVQADLAKAEADEDGAAQARLHSELDSADGYTADARARKMLAGLGFTNEQMDRPVADFSGGWRMRLNLAQALMCPSDLLLLDEPTNHLDLDAILWLEDFLKNYPGTLLLISHDRDFLDAVVDNIAHVDQRKITLYRGGYSAFERARAERLAQQQQAYEKQQAQRAHMESYIARFKAQATKARQAQSRIKALERMEELSAAHVDSPFDFVFREAVKLSSPLLDLSDARLGYGDKTILEKVKLQLVPGARIGLLGPNGAGKSTLIKNLAGELEPISGRLARGENLVVGYFAQHQLDSLDSKASPLLHMQRLAPTEREQTLRDFLGGFDFRGARIDEPVLNFSGGEKARLALALIAWGRPNLLLLDEPTNHLDLEMRLALTMALQEFSGAVLVVSHDRHLLKSTTDEFLLVADGKVQEFDGDLEDYARWLADYRLRNAPVSNTPVNPDKTDKKAQRQAAAALRQQLAPHKREADKLESELGKVNEKLAQIETSLGDSAVYEAANKDKLRELLAEQARLKVLEGELEERWMEALELLESLQAELEALS
- a CDS encoding TIGR02444 family protein, producing MQIDLWNYCLNLYARPGVEQACLSLQAQGLDVCLLLSAAWLEYRCVPCDEARLAQLKACAEPWQREVVQPLRQLRTQWREAALHDEVLAMLRTQIKALELDAEREVLRRLESVTHGWPSAHSDTDCDWLQRMASVVALPDRDALQKLRAAINPA
- a CDS encoding AlgP family protein, yielding MSANKKPVNTPLHLLQQLSGSLLEHLENACSQALADAEKLLAKLEKQRGKAQEKLHKARAKLQDAANAGKSKAQSKAKAAVKELEQLLDALKERQTETRDYILQLKRDAQESLKLAQGIGRVKEAVGKALTVRNAKPAAGTKKPAVKASVKAAVKAPVKAAAKPPVKVATKPAAKAPAQKPAARTAKPAAKPVATKTAATKPAAKAAAAKPVAAKAPVKAPVKAPVKAPAKVAAKPAAKTVAAKPATATKPAIKPVAKPAVKAPTKPAAKPAAKKPVAAKPAAATPAKSAATPVAATPAATSASTATPVPATTQATLPPSAS
- a CDS encoding FKBP-type peptidyl-prolyl cis-trans isomerase; its protein translation is MPRYLLLTLLCLVPLLPKAWATDTDNAHDLAYSLGVSLGERLREEVPGLQIQALIEGLRAAYQDKPLALSNERIEQILLQHQAQSDATQPLPSSERALAAERDFLLKEKQQPRARELADGIILTEFRPGHGAKPGLHDSVYVNYAGRLPDGTPFDQSVEPQWFRLDSVIAGWRTALVQMPIGAKWRLVIPSGQAYGADGAGRLIAPHTPLVFDIELLDIKK
- a CDS encoding Rsd/AlgQ family anti-sigma factor — encoded protein: MLESCSNAQERFNGVHKLIDNWLHDRGELVKAYEAVKVEQKTSNPKRKTQREFCQILVDYVSAGHFEIYEQLNDEAKAFEDDRGLELANTIYPRIDAITEAALAFNDQCDGKDHRPDCEKLAAKFQALGALLHERFELEDCLIEVLHNAHQQKEAQVVQA
- a CDS encoding disulfide bond formation protein B — translated: MFLAYSRFIFFLAFFVAALVMGASLYLEFGVGLEPCWLCFVQRGFLLVFGVVNLMGYVHKPGRTGVLMYSVVSTLLALGGTASALRQVVIQSAPPERLMFCQPDLACMWRILSPGDMFSVIYRGSEACARIRWTLFDLSIAELSLLAFVGLFVLSSCQILRAIFYR
- a CDS encoding heme biosynthesis protein HemY; its protein translation is MKRFYVIVFLLIAAAACVGLAIAEDAGYVLIAYKNFRYESSLWATLALMVILGLLLWGIKLLVELVTASTGLVNPWSRRNRSRRVQIAIEQGQMDLAEGRWASAQKHLARAAEAERQPLLFYLGAARAANEQGRYDESDNLLERALERQPQAELAIALSHAQLQVDRADTEGALSTLQAMHERHPHNVQVLRQLQRLHQQRGDWAALIRLLPELRKDKVLPANELAELERRAWGQNLNLAAQREAGGDVGLQSLTRAWQQLSSAQRQEPTLVLAYAEQLRQLGAQAEAEEVLRGALKRQYDSHLVRLYGLLRGSDPVKQLQTAEGWLKAHPGDASLLLTLGRLCLQNSLWGKARDYFESSLKVERNPETCAELARLLAQLGDTARSNQLFQEGLNLLDERLLALPLPATGTSL
- a CDS encoding uroporphyrinogen-III C-methyltransferase, encoding MSETDLPKEHVQPAPEAPVEKPVAVRERRGTGLAAVALLLGAAGVAVGGWSLWQVRHLQASTEQQLTEVQTLGTQTLSIKQGEQKLLARLNQLPSAAALDDQRQLIVQLQGDQQRLNQRLETVLGASRKDWRLAEAEHLLRLASLRLSALQDISSAQALMQGADTILREQNDPGAFAAREQLAKSLTALRSVEQPDRTGLFLQLAALRDQVAQLNALAPVYQDKGDSLLGLTADGDGASRWEQWWDDISHYIRIDFNADKNVRPLLAGQSLTQVRLALSLALEQAQWAALNGQESVYTQALAQAQDVLKGNFNQDNPQSKKILEQVVELSKQPVTVKTPDLAATLSAVQAYLERRHVSADEQGAVANPAQETSP
- a CDS encoding uroporphyrinogen-III synthase; its protein translation is MTGWRLLLTRPVEESAALESELEAAGIFSCSLPLLAIRPLALAVEQRALIAHLDRYCAVIVVSKPAARLGLELVSQYWPQAPAQKWFSVGAATAQILTDYGLDVSYPQSGDDSEALLAMPEFHQAVGGDHPRALILRGEGGREMLAERLRGLGAKVDYLELYRRELPSYPSQTLIQRVKEEHLNGLVVSSGQGFEHLHQLAGHDWPQLACLSLFVPSPRVAEMARHAGAKHVVDCRGASATALLAALRERPVPAF
- the hemC gene encoding hydroxymethylbilane synthase — translated: MSSREIRIATRKSALALWQAEYVKSRLEQAHPGLVVTLVPMVSRGDKLLDSPLSKIGGKGLFVKELETALLENEADIAVHSMKDVPMDFPEGLGLFCICEREDPRDAFVSNTFSSLDDLPEGSVVGTSSLRRQAQLLTRRPDLQIRFLRGNVNTRLAKLDAGEYDAIILAAAGLIRLGFEDRITSAISIEDSLPAGGQGAVGIECRSADHEIHALLAPLHHAETAVRVTAERALNKHLNGGCQVPIACYAVLEGEHIWLRGLVGEPSGGLLLSADARAPQSQATELGVRVAEDLLAQGAGDILKAVYGEAGHE